The sequence TTGCCAAAGTAAGACTAATAATTATTGTTCAATACTAATAATTACTGTTGTGGTCTTTTGGCTAATGGTAATTTTAATTAAGTCAGTACTACATTTGCTATGCATTATAATTTGAACAATAATTCTTATAATATGTCTAATTCATATTCATTTTCAAGATTTCCTTAGTTACAAGATTTTAACAAAAATTGTCTTTGTGCTTGCCTTATTGCAGATTTTATTTGAGgtagttattttgttttctctagGCAATCTCCCCACCAGCAGAGTTCAGTAATGCCTCTGGAGCTGCGTTCACAGCTGTCAGTAGTAATGCTGATGTAGGAGCTGCTACAGTGGCTGAAATGGTGATGACTCTCTTCCTGACCATGTCGGTCAGCATGGGGGCTGTAAATGGGAGGACACGTTCCCAGTTTGCTCCTTTCCTTATCGGCCTTACAGTAACAGCAAATATCCTGGCTGGGTAATTCTTTTGAGCCACTATGGGGTTTAAATCGGGCATATACTCTTTTATTTAAGCAGTGCCCCAGTGTTAACCAAGTGTTGTCTACTGAACATATTGGTGTTCTCCCAGCTCAAAGACATACGCTCGAATCTAATACAGGTTTAGTAATGAGCTGATGGGAGTGCAGAAGCACTAAAATAATTGGACACTAGGGGAAGGGTGAAATCTGTATGACTGTTTTCAGGCTtgtgatgtaaatgtgaatCATGTGACCTCAGATAAAAGGAAAATGTTACAAAAGCTTACTCAATGACTGAAGCAGGCTTATTTAAATAAGACtgactgatatttatttaacagggGTATGATCTCTGGGGCATGCATGAATCCAGCTCGAGCTTTTGGACCTGCAGTGGTGGCTAATCACTGGGCCTTCCACTGGGTATATTGGATTGGACCTATGACTGGTGCTTTGCTCACTGTCTGCTTTATCAGGTAGCGTACACAAAGTTTTTGGTCAGGTGTAGAATATTATAACGTGGTGTTTCTCTATATGGATTTTAAGGGGTAATTGTCTGTTTGTTCTTTGTTCTAGGTTAATGTTGGGTGACAAGAAGGCACGTGTTGTATTTAAATGATATAGCTGCAAATTATGAGGGTTATTTATAGCATACTTTTGAATAAGTAGCCATTTAACAATGGTATATGTAAAGTCTCTCAATCAATTTGATCATGTTTTATCTTGTTTAGGCATTTATTATTTCAATCAAGTTGACTGTGTTCAGACTAACAACTGTATAAAGCTGTATTGTATTTCTTCCAATCTTCTGTAAAAACAAATCTTCTACCTGTTCAATATTGTATCTGCTATATATTGATGAAAAAtcttgtataaaataaaaccttttgcTTTTGTATGACAAAACTTGAGATAAAATGGTTCCTTGTGAATGTACCAATATTTAAGCTGATgtcaagaaaacaaacagtggCCTTTGGACAAAATGCTGTCCTTTTTTTACACTTCAAAACCAGGTAAGTGCTTTAATTAGTGTAAGATTAAAATTCAACAGCTTTCATATTTCAGATCAAAGATcaactttttgaatggaatatGGCAGCTGTGCAATAGCTCACGATGAAGTGATAAAGTGAATACAAAGTTGGACAGTAATCCAAACTGATAAGCAAATATAATGCACAGTTGGGGTTTTATGGTGGAAGATGTAGCCTAGATAAACAATTTCTTACACAATTTATGACATGACAAACACCTTGTTGTGATATTGGTCTTTAGCGGATATAGAAAAAAGTATATACCCCATACTGAAATAGATGTTATGAAAAAagagaattgtgtgtgtttagctgatgtcttccaaaaaaaaaaaaaaaaaagaaaaagaaagaaagcactgCAGTAATGAGTTTTTCCAGATAAGAGATAAGAttaaaaataagataatgtTATTACCTCTTGGTGAAAATTCTCCATGGACACACTTTGCCCAGCATACAAAAATGCAAGACATTAAATTGAGTAAAAATACCTTTCACCACTCTGTTGCACATTTGCCATTGCACATTAACTGTGTTCATAGATATTTAAACTATACagaagcaaaaataataaacgtgttttgaatttgaatagGATCTAATATCACGTCTTTGAGATTgctgaatgaatataatattaatattataatatatcatAATTTAATTGTTCAATTCAGTTTCTTGATGGTTGTAGAAGACTACAATATACCTAGTGACTGAAAAGATGGTCTCTCAATTTATACTTTTAAACTACACAGTCAACTCCTAAATTCTTgccaatttttatttaaaacaaatatatatatatatatatatatatatatatatatatatatatatatatatatatatatatatatatatatattcttaattAGTTTAATCTCTcactgaatatatttaattgaattcattatttataaaaatgaaagaatatacagtacatttaaaaaaaataaaaagcattatcAATCAACATCAACATTATCAATATTATtccaaaaaatatttcacaattgTTGGCAGTCCTGGACATATGAAAGCATATTACTACTTCTTTACATTAAATTGTTAAGTTCACATGAGGTAAAATCCCTTAGTCATTCATCAACATAGATTACAGAATATCCGAGTGAAATCTGAAATCTGAAAAATGAAATATGCATAaacaacacattaacattattgtCATATATGAATTTAGTGCAGCATCCTTTGCCTACATGACACTACTGATTGACTCCTCTAAAGTTCAGTGGGACTACAGGATATCCTGTAGACAATAATGGTAATGTGTTGTTTATGcatatttcatttgatttacTGTAATAAACAAGCTAAATGACTACAAATAAATTTTCTCCTAAACATCTTAACACAagatataagaaaaaataaacttgtGTCCCAGTATTAGCTGAAAAAAGGGATTGTGAAGGCCATGCTATCagacagtatttttttaatttaccaGCAATAGAATTAGGATAAATTAATATTTGCTGCCTTGAACCTGAATATCCTATATTCTCTAAATACAGAATCCCATTACTTTTGTTGTTTGGCACATGATAAGACCAGTTACTCAGACAATCTCCTGCCAGGTTGTTTGACGCTTTTTGCAAATGTgtcataaatgtgtgtattgttatatatatatatatatatatatatatatagtctggACTCTGGTAATGAGGGTCAAAGTAATAACACTTCTATTGTGTCAGCCTAGTGATAGTAAAACAGAACTATTTATAAAAGCCAGTACAGAGGTTACTAGTCAATGACACTTTTGTCTTTTAGTAAAGCAGCTAATCTACAACATACCATATTTGCTTGAAGATGGAAGAAGAGAAAGTGGAGCTTAGACAGCTAGACAGATCTCTAGATGACAAGATGATCAAAAAGGCAGCTAAACCACCCAACAGGTTTGAGAGAATAATTCAGCCATGCATTGCTGAGCTTGTGGGGACTATGTTTTTTGTCTTCATTGGTTGTGTATCAGTGATTGAAAATGTAGAGGCAGTGGGACATCTGCAGCCTGCGCTGGTGCATGGGCTGGCTGTGGCTGTAATGGTAGCATGTATGGCAGAGATCAGGTAATGCCTTTCctgtattatttctatttttgtgtttctatttttgtaaaacttgtgtattttgttagTAATAAGTTGTACATATGAACTGTCTTCACAGTGGGTCCCATTTCAACCCACCGTTTACTTTGGCAATTTTCTTATGTGGAGGAATGCAGTTAGCAATGGTTATCCCATATCTTATCAGCCAGCTTGTTGGAGGTGTGCTTGGTGCTGCGATGTCAAAGGTAAACCTATTTGTATACTTACATAAGTCCTGGATATTATTGATGCATTTGCTTGATGCAAAActtttaaagaatttttaaagAACTTTTAAAACTAGCCAGCAGTGACgcatttgtatataaaataggCTTATTAAAATGATGTGTTCTTCAGATCATGACATCAAAGAAAAACTACATAAATGCCACTGGTGCAGCTTTTACCATTCTACAATCAGATGAACAAGTACCAGGGGCTATCTTTGCTGAGATGGCAATGACCTGTCTGGTGACTATGGTGGTGCTCCTGGGGGCAGTA is a genomic window of Tachysurus fulvidraco isolate hzauxx_2018 chromosome 8, HZAU_PFXX_2.0, whole genome shotgun sequence containing:
- the aqp8a.1 gene encoding aquaporin-8a.1; this encodes MTESKCELFTVASEETVQPKKDQDAPMGFFEHYVQPCLAELLGSSLFIFVGCISVIGNVETTGSIQPALAHGLALAIVIALFGEISGGHFNPAVTVCVYLVGGMKLVLLVPYILVQLFGGMIGAGLAKAISPPAEFSNASGAAFTAVSSNADVGAATVAEMVMTLFLTMSVSMGAVNGRTRSQFAPFLIGLTVTANILAGGMISGACMNPARAFGPAVVANHWAFHWVYWIGPMTGALLTVCFIRLMLGDKKARVVFK
- the aqp8a.2 gene encoding aquaporin-8a.2, with amino-acid sequence MEEEKVELRQLDRSLDDKMIKKAAKPPNRFERIIQPCIAELVGTMFFVFIGCVSVIENVEAVGHLQPALVHGLAVAVMVACMAEISGSHFNPPFTLAIFLCGGMQLAMVIPYLISQLVGGVLGAAMSKIMTSKKNYINATGAAFTILQSDEQVPGAIFAEMAMTCLVTMVVLLGAVNGKSKSPMVPFLVGCTVIVNILAGGNISGTCLNPARALGPALLAGYWDYHWVYWVGPIGGGLIAAALVRLLLGDEKIRVIMK